A genomic window from Pseudoalteromonas piratica includes:
- a CDS encoding outer membrane beta-barrel protein has protein sequence MKSLIFSSMLAFSGASLAANEMYVGVDYAYNNFEIANEKVNPNAVYVKAGYEFFEGIALEGQVAVSGGDDDLYRMNFELDKSYSVFGRFESPASYGFSADILLGWSWNELAVSGPEETYNGIDSYDGFAWGVGINQQIPHFEDVKVRLGYQVLHSDTDFKLANYTLGVSYIF, from the coding sequence ATCTTTAGCTGCAAATGAGATGTATGTGGGCGTAGATTACGCATATAACAATTTTGAAATTGCCAACGAAAAGGTAAACCCTAATGCCGTTTATGTGAAAGCGGGTTATGAGTTTTTTGAGGGCATTGCACTAGAAGGGCAAGTTGCGGTATCGGGCGGTGATGATGACTTATACCGTATGAATTTCGAACTTGATAAATCTTACTCTGTTTTCGGTCGTTTTGAATCGCCAGCTTCTTATGGTTTTAGTGCTGATATTTTGCTTGGTTGGAGCTGGAATGAACTCGCAGTTTCAGGACCTGAAGAGACCTATAACGGTATTGATAGTTATGACGGTTTTGCTTGGGGAGTGGGTATTAATCAACAGATCCCTCATTTTGAAGATGTGAAAGTACGTTTAGGCTACCAAGTACTGCACTCGGACACAGATTTCAAACTTGCTAATTACACGCTTGGCGTTAGCTACATATTTTAG